A single genomic interval of Spinacia oleracea cultivar Varoflay chromosome 6, BTI_SOV_V1, whole genome shotgun sequence harbors:
- the LOC110785663 gene encoding uncharacterized protein — protein MGEEQKRTEPPNSRNCPSPSTTGEEDLRRLIDEIESLITLSHTVRVFSVKWQVIRKKLKELSAYLVSAETTHPNQNQNHHHRPLDDAIAVITNTVRECRDLASRCISVAYSGKLLMQSDLDKVISKLDYAVKGIAAIYSTSGVVTGELALVVLKPNLGSTREDMRFYVKDLWTRLKIGDTQLKIQALVSLNEVIAEDERYVKIVVEIGDFVIHLANCLDSTDLIIQEECAFAIAVISGFDCYKGVLIVSGVIGPLIRVVEKGSLKAKEYAIRSLEKLTENGDNAWALSAHGGVTALLNLCSKDEVDVELIGPSCLVLRNLVGVEEIKRFMIEGEAISTCIKLIKGRDELAQIGAAEFLQCMSSGDENVRQLVIKEGGIRALGRIFDPKSDFSFKSRESALKAIENLCYSSVEYVNMLINYGFMDHLLYFLRKGDISIQELAFKSACRLCVTSEEARKAMGDGGFMAEFVKFLEAKSYEIREMAAEALSIIVAVPRNRKKFANDDHNIGLILQLVDPKEGNSGNFKFLLSIVLSLSSCNHARRKIAHSGYVKNIEKLADAGVSDAKKIVRKLSANRFRNMLNGIWHS, from the coding sequence atgggTGAAGAGCAAAAACGAACAGAACCACCAAATTCCCGAAACTGCCCTTCACCGTCGACAACCGGAGAAGAGGATCTCCGGCGATTAATCGACGAGATTGAGTCATTAATCACGCTTTCCCACACCGTCCGGGTGTTCTCCGTCAAGTGGCAGGTCATCCGTAAGAAGCTTAAAGAGTTGAGCGCATATTTAGTTTCAGCCGAAACCACTCACccaaaccaaaaccaaaaccaccaccaccgaccTTTAGATGACGCAATCGCGGTCATAACAAACACCGTGAGGGAGTGTCGCGATCTCGCCTCGCGGTGCATTAGCGTTGCCTACAGTGGGAAGCTGCTAATGCAGAGTGATTTGGATAAAGTGATATCAAAACTAGACTACGCTGTCAAGGGTATCGCGGCTATTTACAGCACCTCCGGTGTCGTGACCGGAGAACTTGCGTTGGTTGTTTTGAAGCCGAACCTCGGGTCGACCCGCGAAGATATGCGGTTTTATGTGAAGGATTTGTGGACTAGGCTGAAGATTGGCGATACCCAATTGAAGATACAAGCGCTTGTTTCGCTCAATGAGGTGATTGCTGAAGACGAAAGATATGTTAAGATTGTtgttgagattggggatttcgtTATACATTTGGCGAATTGTTTGGATTCCACTGATTTAATCATTCAGGAAGAGTGTGCGTTTGCAATTGCAGTGATTTCTGGGTTTGATTGTTACAAGGGGGTTTTGATTGTATCCGGCGTGATCGGCCCGTTGATTCGAGTTGTCGAAAAGGGGAGTTTGAAGGCGAAAGAGTATGCAATTAGAAGTTTAGAGAAGTTAACTGAAAATGGGGATAATGCTTGGGCACTTTCAGCTCATGGTGGAGTGACTGCTTTGCTTAATTTATGTTCTAAAGATGAAGTTGATGTTGAATTGATTGGGCCGTCTTGCTTGGTGTTGCGGAATCTTGTTGGGGTTGAAGAAATTAAGCGGTTTATGATTGAAGGCGAGGCGATTTCTACCTGTATTAAGCTCATTAAAGGGAGAGATGAATTGGCTCAGATTGGTGCAGCTGAATTCTTGCAATGTATGTCTTCTGGGGATGAAAATGTACGCCAATTGGTGATCAAAGAAGGTGGGATTCGAGCTTTGGGTCGAATTTTTGACCCCAAATCGGATTTCTCCTTCAAATCGAGAGAATCAGCGTTAAAGGCGATTGAGAATTTGTGTTATTCATCAGTAGAGTATGTCAATATGTTGATAAATTATGGGTTTATGGACCATCTATTGTATTTCCTTCGAAAAGGCGACATTTCAATTCAAGAATTGGCCTTTAAATCGGCTTGTAGACTGTGTGTGACATCAGAGGAAGCAAGAAAAGCAATGGGGGATGGAGGTTTCATGGCGGAATTCGTCAAGTTTTTAGAGGCGAAATCGTATGAAATTCGAGAAATGGCAGCTGAAGCATTGTCAATCATAGTTGCAGTACCGAGAAATCGAAAGAAATTCGCAAATGATGATCATAACATCGGGTTAATCCTTCAATTAGTTGATCCAAAAGAAGGAAATTCTGGGAATTTCAAGTTCTTATTGTCTATAGTACTGTCACTTAGCAGCTGCAATCATGCTAGAAGGAAAATTGCACATTCTGGGTATGTCAAGAACATAGAAAAACTTGCTGATGCAGGAGTTTCTGATGCTAAAAAAATTGTCAGAAAATTATCAGCAAATAGATTCAGAAACATGCTAAATGGGATCTGGCATTCTTGA